Proteins found in one Carassius auratus strain Wakin chromosome 42, ASM336829v1, whole genome shotgun sequence genomic segment:
- the rab32b gene encoding ras-related protein Rab-32: MSGDAELGFTEHLFKVLVIGDHKVGKTSIVKRFVKNQFYEELKTTIGVDFSLKVIDWDSHTRVRFQLWDIAGQERVRGLNRVYFKGSSGAFVVYDMTNGSTLDGALNWKHELDGQVMLKSGRPIPAVLLANKCDETKVCRRNASLLEKLCQEKGFIGWFQTSAKENINVDEAAKFLVKHILQNNEESVKEEEQNMQLNLQQQSKSSSTCC, translated from the exons ATGTCAGGAGACGCAGAATTAGGATTcactgaacatttatttaaagttttggtGATTGGAGACCATAAAGTTGGGAAAACCAGCATTGTTAAACGATTTGTGAAAAATCAGTTCTACGAGGAGTTGAAAACCACTATAGGTGTGGATTTTTCTTTGAAGGTGATAGACTGGGACAGTCACACGCGGGTGCGATTTCAGCTGTGGGATATAGCAG GTCAAGAGCGTGTAAGAGGACTGAACCGCGTGTACTTCAAGGGATCCAGTGGTGCGTTTGTTGTGTATGACATGACAAACGGGTCAACATTAGATGGTGCTCTGAACTGGAAACATGAACTTGATGGTCAAGTAATGTTGAAAAGCGGCCGTCCGATCCCTGCTGTCTTACTGGCTAATAAATGTGATGAGACTAAAGTGTGTCGGAGGAACGCCTCTCTTCTGGAGAAACTCTGCCAGGAGAAAGGCTTCATTGGATGGTTTCAGACATCAGCGAAG gaGAACATCAATGTGGATGAAGCTGCTAAATTCCTTGTGAAGCACATTCTCCAAAACAACGAGGAATCAGTGAAAGAAGAAGAGCAGAACATGCAGCTCAACCTGCAACAGCAGTCAAAGAGCAGCTCTACCTGCTGCTGA